The following are from one region of the Abiotrophia defectiva ATCC 49176 genome:
- a CDS encoding adenylate kinase produces the protein MNILLMGLPGAGKGTQSEHLVKDYQIVHIATGDIFRAAIQNETPLGLQAKAYTDNGNLVPDEVTNAIVRERLAQDDVKAQGFMLDGYPRTSAQAQALDQNLVELDSPIHAVIYIDVDPEVLKDRLSGRIICRNCGATYHKLYNPPKVEGVCDNCGASDFYQREDDKPEKVAYRINLQMESIRPILDYYEERGLLHRVDGQQAIDKVYEDIRQILSSVAQ, from the coding sequence ATGAATATTTTATTAATGGGTTTGCCTGGTGCCGGTAAAGGGACACAGAGTGAACATCTAGTAAAAGATTATCAAATCGTACATATTGCAACTGGGGACATTTTCCGTGCTGCGATTCAGAACGAAACCCCACTTGGGCTCCAAGCTAAGGCTTACACTGACAACGGGAACCTGGTTCCTGACGAAGTGACCAATGCCATTGTACGTGAACGTTTAGCCCAAGACGACGTGAAAGCCCAAGGCTTCATGTTGGATGGCTACCCACGTACAAGCGCACAAGCTCAGGCGCTTGATCAAAACTTGGTGGAGTTAGATTCTCCAATCCATGCCGTTATCTATATCGATGTAGATCCAGAAGTCCTCAAGGATCGCTTGAGTGGCCGAATCATCTGCCGCAACTGTGGGGCAACCTACCACAAACTCTACAACCCACCGAAGGTTGAAGGGGTTTGTGACAACTGTGGTGCCAGTGATTTCTATCAACGTGAAGATGACAAGCCTGAGAAAGTTGCATATCGTATCAATCTCCAAATGGAATCAATTCGACCAATACTGGATTATTATGAGGAACGTGGGCTTCTTCACCGAGTGGATGGTCAACAAGCCATCGACAAGGTCTACGAAGATATCCGCCAGATTTTGTCCTCAGTGGCACAATAG
- a CDS encoding DNA-directed RNA polymerase subunit alpha: MIEIEKPEIKTIEVSDDAKFGKIVVEPLERGYGTTLGNSLRRILLSSLPGSAVTSIQIDGVLHEFATVEGVVEDVPTIILNLKKLALKLHTQESKVIELNVTGPKVVTAADIMHDNDVQILNPELYICTLADGAELKMRLNVANGRGYVRSEHNKREDMPIGVLPIDSIYTPIKKVNYQVENTRIGQKNVYDKLTLDIWTDGSISPEKSLSLAAKILTEHLNIFVNLNDEARQTEIMVEKEEAEKEKMLIMTIEELDLSVRSYNCLKRAGINTIQELTNKSEAEMIKVRNLGRKSLEEVKQKLANLELSLRQDD, translated from the coding sequence ATGATCGAAATTGAAAAGCCAGAAATTAAAACGATTGAAGTCAGTGACGATGCCAAGTTTGGTAAAATTGTCGTTGAACCACTTGAACGTGGATATGGAACAACCCTTGGAAATTCATTACGTCGTATTTTATTATCTTCATTACCTGGTTCCGCTGTTACTAGCATCCAGATTGATGGAGTACTGCATGAATTTGCTACAGTTGAAGGTGTCGTGGAAGATGTTCCAACGATCATCTTGAACTTGAAGAAATTAGCATTGAAACTTCACACTCAAGAGTCAAAAGTAATTGAATTAAACGTCACCGGTCCAAAAGTTGTGACCGCAGCTGATATTATGCATGATAACGATGTGCAAATCCTCAACCCTGAGCTCTACATTTGCACCCTGGCTGATGGCGCTGAATTGAAGATGCGTCTAAACGTAGCCAACGGTCGTGGTTATGTCCGGAGCGAACACAACAAACGGGAAGATATGCCAATCGGCGTCTTACCAATCGATTCGATTTATACCCCAATTAAGAAGGTAAACTATCAAGTCGAAAACACCCGTATCGGGCAAAAGAACGTTTATGATAAATTAACTTTAGATATTTGGACCGACGGTTCAATTAGTCCTGAAAAATCATTAAGTTTAGCCGCTAAAATCTTAACGGAGCACTTAAATATCTTCGTTAACCTCAACGATGAAGCGCGTCAAACTGAAATTATGGTTGAGAAGGAAGAAGCTGAAAAAGAGAAAATGTTAATCATGACGATTGAAGAGTTAGACTTATCCGTTCGTTCATACAACTGTTTGAAACGCGCGGGCATCAACACGATTCAAGAGTTGACTAACAAATCAGAAGCAGAAATGATTAAAGTACGTAACCTTGGCCGTAAATCATTAGAGGAAGTCAAACAAAAATTGGCTAACCTTGAGTTGAGCTTACGCCAAGACGACTAG
- the rplR gene encoding 50S ribosomal protein L18: protein MKIVITKPDKNKVRRKRHARVRNKISGTAECPRLNVFRSNTHIYAQLIDDVAGVTLASASSNDKSVTGTKVEQASAVGKLVAERAVAKGFKKVVFDRGGYLYHGRVKALAEAARENGLEF from the coding sequence GTGAAAATTGTGATTACAAAACCAGATAAAAACAAAGTACGTCGTAAAAGACATGCTCGCGTAAGAAACAAAATCTCTGGTACTGCTGAGTGCCCACGCTTGAACGTGTTCCGTTCCAACACGCACATCTACGCTCAATTAATTGATGACGTAGCGGGTGTGACGCTTGCAAGTGCCTCTAGTAATGACAAATCAGTAACAGGGACCAAAGTTGAACAAGCTTCAGCTGTAGGTAAATTAGTTGCTGAACGTGCGGTAGCAAAAGGCTTCAAGAAAGTTGTCTTCGACCGCGGTGGGTACCTATATCACGGTCGTGTGAAAGCTTTGGCTGAAGCAGCTCGTGAAAACGGCCTAGAATTTTAA
- the rpsM gene encoding 30S ribosomal protein S13 → MARIAGVDIPREKRVVISLTYIYGIGLKTAQQVLKQANVSEDTRVKDLSNDELDRIREIIDGLKVEGDLRREISLNIKRLQEIGSYRGLRHRRGLPVRGQNTKNNARTRKGPKKMVTGKK, encoded by the coding sequence ATGGCTCGTATTGCTGGAGTAGATATTCCGCGTGAAAAACGTGTAGTAATCTCATTAACATACATCTACGGTATTGGTTTGAAAACTGCACAACAAGTATTAAAACAAGCAAACGTTTCTGAAGACACTCGCGTTAAGGACTTATCAAACGATGAGCTCGACCGTATCCGTGAAATCATTGACGGCCTCAAAGTTGAAGGGGACTTACGTCGTGAAATTAGCTTGAACATCAAGCGTCTCCAAGAAATCGGTTCTTACCGTGGCTTACGTCACCGTCGTGGCTTGCCAGTTCGTGGTCAAAACACCAAGAACAACGCTCGTACACGTAAAGGACCTAAGAAAATGGTCACTGGTAAAAAATAA
- the infA gene encoding translation initiation factor IF-1 translates to MAKDDVIEVEGTVIETLPNAMFKVELENGHEILAHVSGKIRMNYIRILPGDKVTIELSPYDLTRGRITYRFK, encoded by the coding sequence ATGGCTAAAGATGATGTAATTGAAGTTGAAGGTACAGTCATTGAAACTTTACCAAATGCAATGTTTAAGGTTGAATTAGAGAATGGGCATGAAATACTGGCTCACGTTTCAGGTAAAATCCGGATGAACTACATCCGCATCTTACCAGGAGATAAGGTAACGATTGAATTATCTCCTTACGATTTGACACGTGGTCGTATTACCTACCGCTTTAAGTAA
- the rplO gene encoding 50S ribosomal protein L15: MKLHTLKPAEGSRQERNRVGRGQGSGNGKTAGRGQKGQKARSGGGVRLGFEGGQTQLFRRLPKRGFNNINRKEYAVVNLEALNRFEDGTTVTPALLVEAGVVKKELSGVKILGNGQLERKLTVQAAKFSKGAEQAITAAGGSIEVI, encoded by the coding sequence ATGAAACTTCATACATTAAAACCTGCTGAAGGTTCACGTCAAGAACGTAACCGTGTCGGTCGTGGTCAAGGTTCCGGTAACGGTAAAACTGCTGGTCGCGGTCAAAAAGGTCAAAAAGCCCGTTCTGGCGGTGGCGTACGTTTAGGTTTCGAAGGTGGACAAACTCAATTGTTCCGTCGTTTACCAAAACGTGGATTCAACAACATCAACCGTAAAGAATATGCAGTCGTTAACTTGGAAGCTCTCAACCGCTTCGAAGACGGTACGACAGTTACACCAGCTCTCTTAGTTGAAGCAGGTGTCGTTAAGAAAGAATTATCAGGAGTAAAAATCTTAGGTAATGGTCAACTTGAAAGAAAATTAACTGTTCAAGCAGCCAAATTCTCTAAAGGTGCAGAGCAAGCAATTACTGCAGCTGGTGGATCAATCGAGGTGATCTAA
- a CDS encoding energy-coupling factor transporter transmembrane component T family protein, whose product MLDKMLLGRYINMDSWVHRLDPRTKLLASFYFIFAVFLADSWLGYAILALFTLLAIKLTGLSFKFFINGVKPMIWLILFTVVFQILFTNGGHVFWQWGPFVLSTGGLESGAFIFMRLVLIIMMSTILTLTTAPLELTDGIEHLLRPLTRFGFPAHELALMLAIALRYVPTLMDEAQKIMNAQRSRGVEFDQGSLMQRMKAVVPILVPLFISAFNRAEEMATAMEARGYRGAEGRTKYRQLAYSPADRQVRWALLVLTLALLASRFWPVG is encoded by the coding sequence ATGTTGGATAAAATGTTACTGGGACGCTATATCAATATGGATTCCTGGGTCCATCGACTGGATCCACGGACCAAGTTGCTAGCTTCTTTCTACTTTATTTTTGCGGTCTTCTTAGCCGATTCCTGGTTGGGTTACGCCATTTTGGCGCTCTTTACCCTCTTGGCTATTAAGTTGACCGGTCTTTCCTTTAAGTTCTTTATTAATGGGGTCAAGCCCATGATTTGGCTGATTCTCTTTACCGTGGTCTTTCAGATTCTCTTCACTAATGGGGGCCATGTCTTCTGGCAGTGGGGACCCTTTGTCCTCTCGACTGGTGGTTTGGAGAGTGGGGCCTTTATCTTCATGCGTCTGGTCCTCATTATTATGATGTCCACTATTCTAACCTTAACGACAGCGCCCCTGGAGCTAACGGACGGGATTGAACATCTCTTGCGGCCCCTGACTCGCTTTGGCTTCCCTGCCCACGAGTTGGCCCTTATGCTGGCTATCGCCTTGCGCTATGTGCCAACCCTCATGGATGAAGCCCAGAAAATCATGAACGCCCAACGCTCGCGTGGGGTAGAGTTCGATCAAGGTAGCCTCATGCAGAGAATGAAGGCTGTCGTGCCGATTTTGGTGCCCCTTTTCATCTCTGCCTTCAACCGGGCCGAAGAAATGGCAACCGCCATGGAAGCGCGGGGCTATCGCGGAGCAGAAGGCCGTACCAAGTATCGCCAGTTGGCCTACAGCCCAGCTGATAGACAAGTGCGTTGGGCCTTGCTAGTCCTGACCTTAGCCTTGTTAGCTAGCCGTTTCTGGCCAGTGGGGTGA
- the rpmJ gene encoding 50S ribosomal protein L36: MKVRASVKPICEKCKIIRRNGNVMVICENPKHKQRQG; this comes from the coding sequence ATGAAAGTTAGAGCATCTGTAAAGCCAATTTGCGAAAAATGTAAAATCATTCGTCGCAACGGCAATGTGATGGTAATTTGCGAAAATCCAAAACATAAACAACGTCAAGGTTAA
- the truA gene encoding tRNA pseudouridine(38-40) synthase TruA, giving the protein MPRYAIQLAYDGSRFVGYQVQPNGPSIQANLDAALIKMAKCPEGVTIPTVASGRTDSGVHALGQVVHFDYPAPMPQQAMQRALNALLDPSIKVVAVARVADDFHARYHAIGKEYRYRVDIGAYANPFKRLYSLHHPYRYDLDRINQALEAVVGTHDFTSFCSTKTDKEDKVRTVHMARVWEDKDQQELVFQFQGTGFLYNMIRILVGTSLQIGDGLRPVNELERLIQVQNRKEAGPTAPPQGLYLHQVFYEPSPFNK; this is encoded by the coding sequence ATGCCACGTTATGCCATTCAACTCGCTTATGACGGTAGTCGCTTTGTCGGCTACCAAGTTCAGCCCAATGGCCCTTCTATTCAGGCCAATCTAGACGCGGCTCTAATCAAAATGGCCAAGTGCCCAGAAGGCGTGACCATTCCCACAGTGGCGTCAGGCCGGACTGATTCGGGTGTCCATGCCTTGGGCCAAGTAGTACATTTTGATTATCCTGCCCCTATGCCTCAACAAGCCATGCAAAGAGCGCTCAATGCCCTCTTGGACCCGTCGATTAAGGTAGTGGCAGTGGCTCGGGTGGCCGATGATTTCCATGCCCGCTACCATGCCATCGGTAAGGAGTACCGTTATCGGGTAGATATAGGTGCCTATGCCAATCCTTTCAAACGTCTCTACAGTCTCCACCATCCTTATCGCTATGACTTAGATCGAATCAATCAAGCCTTGGAGGCAGTGGTGGGAACCCACGACTTCACTAGCTTCTGTTCGACCAAGACCGATAAGGAAGACAAGGTGCGGACCGTTCATATGGCCCGAGTTTGGGAAGATAAGGACCAGCAGGAACTGGTCTTCCAGTTCCAGGGGACCGGGTTCCTCTATAATATGATTCGAATTCTGGTCGGGACTAGCCTGCAAATCGGGGATGGGCTGCGTCCTGTCAATGAACTTGAGCGTTTAATCCAGGTTCAGAACCGCAAGGAAGCAGGGCCAACGGCACCGCCACAGGGACTCTATCTCCATCAGGTTTTCTATGAGCCATCGCCATTTAATAAATAA
- the secY gene encoding preprotein translocase subunit SecY, translated as MFTFIKNAFADKDTRRRIFFTLFVFAVFRLGSHIPVPGVRVSAINTFAESGLLGLLNTFGGGALKRFSLFAMGVSPYITASIIIQLLQMDIVPKFTEWAKQGEVGRRKLNQWTTYVAIALGLVQSYGIALGFNRMARLGLIANPTTMRYLTIALILTAGSMFLVWLGEMITRSGVGNGLSMIIMAGIVAEVPKELMGYLQRHLVNGGDHAMTNMLSLAAIILVIVILIVIIVLMERAQLRIPIHYSKKASGARYSAHLPLKINSAGVIPVIFASSFITTPQMIFSFVTVDRTNPWMDFLVQLFDYQTLYGVIFYTVLLIAFTYFYSLIQVNPEKVAENLQKSSGYIPSVRPGKDTETYLTKVINRLSGVGALYLTLIAVLPIVAGFFWNLTSRISLSGTSLLIVVGVAIETAKQVEGRVIKRRYQGFIQ; from the coding sequence ATGTTTACCTTTATTAAAAATGCATTTGCGGATAAAGATACGCGTCGTCGCATCTTTTTCACGCTCTTCGTTTTTGCGGTATTCCGATTAGGCTCACATATTCCTGTACCTGGGGTTCGGGTTTCAGCGATTAACACTTTCGCTGAGAGCGGCCTCTTAGGCTTATTAAACACTTTCGGTGGCGGTGCCTTGAAGCGCTTCTCGCTCTTCGCCATGGGGGTTTCTCCATACATTACCGCCTCAATCATCATTCAGTTATTACAAATGGACATCGTGCCTAAGTTTACTGAATGGGCTAAGCAAGGGGAAGTTGGGCGTCGTAAGCTCAACCAATGGACCACTTATGTTGCCATTGCCCTTGGTTTAGTACAATCTTACGGTATCGCCCTCGGTTTTAACCGGATGGCGCGTCTGGGCTTGATTGCCAACCCAACGACAATGCGTTACCTGACGATTGCCCTTATCTTAACAGCTGGTTCCATGTTCTTGGTCTGGTTGGGTGAGATGATTACCCGAAGCGGTGTCGGTAACGGCTTGTCCATGATTATCATGGCCGGGATTGTTGCGGAAGTGCCTAAGGAATTGATGGGTTATCTCCAACGCCATCTGGTAAATGGTGGAGATCATGCTATGACCAACATGCTGTCATTGGCAGCCATTATCTTGGTCATCGTCATCTTAATTGTGATTATCGTTTTAATGGAACGGGCTCAATTGCGTATCCCAATCCATTATTCTAAGAAAGCGTCAGGGGCGCGCTACTCAGCTCACCTCCCGCTTAAAATTAACTCAGCTGGGGTTATTCCAGTAATTTTCGCTAGCTCGTTCATTACAACACCTCAGATGATATTCTCGTTTGTGACAGTCGATCGGACTAACCCATGGATGGACTTTCTGGTACAACTCTTCGACTACCAAACACTCTACGGTGTAATCTTCTACACTGTCCTATTAATTGCGTTTACTTATTTCTATTCATTGATTCAAGTGAATCCAGAGAAAGTTGCCGAGAACTTGCAGAAGTCGAGCGGGTACATTCCAAGCGTACGTCCTGGGAAAGATACCGAAACTTACTTAACCAAAGTTATCAACCGCTTGAGCGGAGTAGGCGCACTTTACTTGACTTTGATTGCGGTATTACCGATTGTGGCAGGGTTCTTCTGGAACTTAACGTCACGTATCTCACTCAGCGGGACTAGCTTGCTGATTGTGGTCGGGGTTGCCATTGAGACTGCTAAGCAGGTCGAAGGGCGCGTTATCAAACGCCGTTATCAAGGATTCATTCAATAA
- a CDS encoding energy-coupling factor ABC transporter ATP-binding protein, giving the protein MDHTIVFDQVSYHYNANTPFEVAALFDVNLTIPAHQVTAVIGHTGSGKSTLIQHLNVLIKPTKGSVRLGDVLVTSTAKLPSLKPLRKQVGVVFQFPEAQLFEETVLKDVMFGPLNFGVSEEDALAIAKEKLSLVGISPDLYERSPFDLSGGQMRRVAIAGVLALEPQVLVLDEPTAGLDPLGQAQMLDMFMRLQKEDKLTLVLISHQMDDVARYADHVIVMEGGTVAKTGTPEQVFSQTDWLRQRRLDVPRSMQFLEKLQERLGDQALAIDQAPLTVEALADLLMAHLPAKEGTGHVG; this is encoded by the coding sequence ATGGATCACACCATTGTATTCGACCAAGTAAGTTACCATTACAATGCCAATACGCCTTTTGAGGTAGCGGCCCTCTTCGACGTTAATTTAACCATTCCAGCCCACCAAGTGACTGCCGTCATCGGCCACACGGGTTCAGGCAAGTCGACTCTGATTCAACACCTTAATGTTTTGATTAAGCCAACCAAGGGCTCAGTACGTCTAGGGGATGTCTTGGTTACATCTACGGCTAAGTTACCTTCCCTCAAGCCCTTGCGTAAGCAGGTCGGTGTCGTCTTCCAATTCCCGGAAGCCCAGCTCTTTGAAGAGACGGTCCTCAAGGATGTCATGTTTGGACCTTTGAATTTTGGTGTCTCGGAAGAGGACGCGCTCGCCATTGCTAAGGAAAAATTATCCCTGGTCGGCATCAGTCCGGACCTCTATGAGCGCTCGCCTTTCGATCTCAGTGGCGGCCAAATGCGACGGGTGGCCATTGCCGGCGTTCTGGCCTTAGAACCGCAAGTGTTGGTCTTAGACGAGCCAACTGCCGGCCTAGACCCACTGGGTCAAGCCCAAATGCTGGACATGTTCATGCGCCTCCAAAAAGAGGATAAGTTGACCCTAGTCTTAATCAGTCACCAAATGGATGACGTTGCCCGTTATGCCGACCATGTCATTGTCATGGAAGGGGGCACGGTGGCTAAGACAGGGACGCCTGAACAGGTCTTCAGCCAGACGGATTGGTTGCGCCAACGGCGCTTAGATGTGCCACGCTCCATGCAGTTTCTGGAGAAATTACAGGAGCGCTTAGGGGACCAGGCCCTAGCTATCGACCAGGCGCCCCTGACCGTTGAAGCCTTAGCCGACTTGCTCATGGCCCATCTTCCAGCTAAGGAGGGGACCGGCCATGTTGGATAA
- the rplQ gene encoding 50S ribosomal protein L17, whose amino-acid sequence MAYRKLGRKSAQRNALLRDLTTDVIVYGRIETTETRAKEVRKFVDQMITLGKKGDLASRRRAAAFLRNEIASATVEGDQVVVERVLTRLFGEYAERYADRQGGYTRVLKTGPRRGDGAPMAIIELV is encoded by the coding sequence ATGGCATACCGCAAATTAGGACGTAAGAGCGCACAACGTAACGCATTATTGCGTGACTTAACTACTGATGTGATCGTATACGGCCGTATCGAAACCACAGAAACTCGTGCCAAAGAAGTACGTAAATTCGTTGATCAAATGATTACCTTAGGTAAAAAAGGTGACTTAGCATCACGCCGTCGTGCTGCAGCATTCTTGCGTAACGAGATTGCTAGCGCAACCGTTGAAGGGGATCAAGTCGTTGTTGAACGTGTCTTGACTCGTTTGTTCGGTGAGTACGCTGAGCGCTACGCTGACCGCCAAGGTGGCTACACCCGTGTCTTGAAGACCGGCCCACGTCGTGGTGATGGCGCCCCAATGGCAATCATCGAATTAGTATAA
- a CDS encoding energy-coupling factor ABC transporter ATP-binding protein: MAASVVKLSHIDFRYYGSEVNSLTDVSLEIKEGEWVAIIGPNGSGKSTLAKIMNGLLVPAAGQVTIKDLTIDEETVWEARRSVGMVFQNPDNQFVGSTVEDDVAFGLENNGVPRQEMISRIEEALAEVRMSEFKDKEPARLSGGQKQRVALASILALRPDIIILDEATSMLDPNGRQEVIAAIRKIKERFNLTVISITHDLDEASLADRILMMQGGRLVQDKKPEEIFLMGEHLVEQGLDVPFSQKLKDALAARGLDVPDNYLDEEALLTWITPLYSTK; this comes from the coding sequence ATGGCAGCAAGCGTTGTAAAACTATCGCATATCGATTTTCGTTACTATGGTAGCGAGGTCAATTCCCTGACCGATGTCTCCCTAGAAATCAAGGAAGGCGAATGGGTGGCTATTATTGGGCCAAACGGCTCAGGCAAGTCGACCCTAGCCAAAATTATGAATGGCCTCCTCGTGCCTGCGGCAGGCCAGGTAACCATTAAGGATTTAACCATTGACGAAGAGACCGTTTGGGAGGCTCGTCGCTCAGTTGGCATGGTCTTCCAGAACCCAGACAACCAATTTGTTGGTTCGACGGTAGAAGATGATGTGGCCTTTGGCTTGGAGAATAATGGAGTGCCACGTCAGGAGATGATTAGCCGGATTGAAGAGGCGCTGGCTGAAGTTCGGATGTCAGAATTTAAGGACAAGGAGCCTGCCCGCCTATCAGGGGGCCAGAAGCAACGGGTAGCCCTGGCTAGCATCTTGGCTTTGCGACCTGACATTATTATCTTGGATGAAGCGACTTCTATGTTGGACCCTAACGGTCGTCAAGAAGTGATTGCCGCCATCCGTAAGATTAAGGAACGCTTCAACCTGACGGTTATTTCCATTACCCATGATTTGGACGAAGCCAGCTTGGCTGACCGTATCCTCATGATGCAGGGCGGCCGCCTAGTTCAAGACAAGAAACCAGAAGAAATCTTCCTAATGGGTGAACATTTAGTGGAACAGGGCTTGGATGTGCCTTTTTCACAGAAACTCAAGGACGCCCTAGCTGCCCGCGGACTGGATGTGCCGGATAACTATCTCGATGAGGAGGCCTTATTGACATGGATCACACCATTGTATTCGACCAAGTAA
- the rpsE gene encoding 30S ribosomal protein S5 produces MVHINPNTLENIEERVVTINRVTKVVKGGRRLRFSALVVVGDKNGHVGFGTGKAQEVPEAIRKAIEDAKKNLIEVPLTGTTIPHEAIGEFCGGRVLIKPAPAGSGVAAGGPVRAVMELAGVADVTSKSLGSNTPINMVRATVEGLKQLKVAEEVAALRGKSVEEILG; encoded by the coding sequence ATGGTTCACATCAATCCAAATACCTTGGAAAACATCGAAGAACGCGTTGTGACGATTAACCGTGTTACCAAAGTTGTTAAGGGTGGACGTCGTCTACGTTTCTCAGCTTTAGTAGTTGTCGGTGACAAGAACGGTCACGTTGGCTTTGGTACTGGTAAAGCTCAAGAAGTTCCAGAAGCAATCCGTAAAGCTATCGAAGATGCGAAGAAAAACTTAATCGAAGTACCATTGACCGGAACCACAATTCCTCACGAAGCAATTGGCGAATTCTGTGGTGGTCGTGTCTTAATCAAACCAGCACCAGCCGGTTCTGGGGTTGCAGCAGGTGGTCCTGTTCGTGCCGTAATGGAATTAGCAGGGGTAGCTGACGTAACAAGTAAGTCTCTTGGTTCTAACACACCAATCAACATGGTGCGTGCGACTGTAGAAGGCTTGAAACAATTGAAAGTAGCTGAAGAAGTTGCTGCTTTACGTGGCAAATCAGTCGAAGAAATTTTAGGCTAA
- the rpmD gene encoding 50S ribosomal protein L30 has product MANLQIQLKRSLIGRPKNQIQTAKALGLTKTYKTVVKPDNEAVRGMINTISHLVEVKEA; this is encoded by the coding sequence ATGGCGAACTTACAAATCCAATTGAAACGCAGCTTGATCGGTCGTCCTAAAAATCAAATCCAAACTGCTAAGGCGTTAGGTTTAACTAAGACTTACAAGACCGTTGTTAAACCAGACAACGAAGCAGTTCGTGGGATGATCAATACGATCAGTCACTTAGTTGAAGTAAAAGAAGCATAA
- the rplF gene encoding 50S ribosomal protein L6 yields the protein MSRIGKKPVVIPAGVTVEVKGHTVTVKGPKGTLTREFHPNIALEVQENEVVFTRPNDSKENRSLHGTMRSVFSNMVEGVANGFKKELDLIGVGYRAQKQGNKLVLNVGLSHPVEFEPLEGADFEVPSNTKIIVEGYDKEKVGALAANIRGVRPPEPYKGKGIRYTDEYVRRKEGKTGK from the coding sequence GTGAGTCGTATCGGTAAAAAACCAGTCGTGATTCCAGCAGGCGTAACCGTCGAAGTAAAAGGTCATACAGTGACTGTAAAAGGCCCTAAAGGTACTTTGACACGTGAATTCCACCCAAACATTGCGTTGGAAGTTCAAGAGAATGAAGTAGTCTTCACTCGTCCAAATGATTCAAAAGAAAACCGTTCATTACACGGGACTATGCGTTCTGTCTTCAGCAACATGGTTGAAGGTGTAGCGAATGGCTTCAAGAAAGAATTAGACCTTATCGGGGTCGGTTACCGTGCTCAAAAACAAGGTAACAAATTAGTGTTGAACGTGGGTCTTTCTCACCCAGTTGAATTCGAACCACTTGAAGGTGCTGACTTTGAAGTTCCTTCAAACACTAAAATTATCGTAGAAGGTTACGATAAAGAGAAAGTCGGCGCATTAGCAGCCAACATCCGTGGCGTACGTCCACCAGAACCATATAAAGGTAAAGGGATTCGTTACACTGACGAATATGTACGTCGTAAAGAAGGTAAGACTGGTAAGTAA
- the rpsK gene encoding 30S ribosomal protein S11: MAKKKQVARRRRRVRKNVEKGVAHIRSTFNNTIVMITDVNGNAISWSSAGSLGFRGSKKSTPFAAQMASEVAAKGAMDHGMKTVEVTVKGPGSGRESAIRSLQATGLEVTAIRDVTPIPHNGCRPPKRRRV; the protein is encoded by the coding sequence ATGGCAAAGAAAAAACAAGTTGCACGTCGTCGCCGTCGTGTTAGAAAAAATGTCGAGAAAGGTGTAGCACACATTCGCTCTACATTCAACAACACTATTGTTATGATCACTGACGTGAATGGTAATGCTATTTCATGGTCATCCGCAGGTTCATTAGGTTTCCGTGGTTCTAAGAAATCTACCCCATTCGCTGCACAAATGGCTTCAGAAGTGGCTGCTAAAGGTGCTATGGATCACGGGATGAAGACTGTTGAAGTAACAGTAAAAGGCCCAGGTTCAGGTCGTGAGTCAGCAATTCGTTCATTGCAAGCTACAGGTTTAGAAGTAACCGCCATCCGCGACGTTACCCCTATTCCTCACAACGGTTGCCGTCCTCCAAAACGTCGCCGCGTATAA